In Pseudomonas sp. ADAK2, the genomic window CTCGGAAATCGTTCGCAGGGTAAGCGGCAAAGCGCCCATGTTTGGCCGAATCGTCGTTATCTCTGTGCTGAAGGTGCCGTTAGACTCGAGGCTCCCCCAGGAGATCGTCCTCATGCACGAGTATCTGCGTCCCGGCCGCTTCATCGATAGTGACCACCCTGCGGTGGTGGAGTTCGCGGAAAAACATCGCGGTGTCAGTCGCGATCCGCGCGAGCAGGCGATCAATCTCTATTACGCGGTGCGCGAGGCCGTGCGCTATAACCCTTACACCTTCAGCCGCGACCCAGACACCTTGCGTGGCAGTTACGCATTGGCGACCGGCGAAAGTTATTGCGTGCCCAAGGCCACGTTGCTGGCCGGGTGCGCCCGGCATTGCGGGATCCCGGCACGCATCGGCCTGGCGGACGTTCGCAATCACCTGTCGACCCCGCGCCTGCTCGAACTGCTCAAGAGCGATGTGTTCGCCATGCACGGTTATACCGAGCTGTACCTGAACGAACGCTGGGTCAAAGCCACGCCGGCGTTCAATCAAGGCTTGTGCGAATTGTTCAATGTCGCGCCGCTGGAATTCGATGGCGTCAACGACAGCGTGTTCCATCCCTTCAACCGCGACGGCGAGCAATTGATGGAATACCTGGTGGACCACGGCCAGTTCCCTGATGTGCCCGAAGCGTTCTTTTTCGAACACCTGGAAAAGTGCTACCCGCACCTGTTCGGCGAACAATTGCCGGTGCTGTTGGGGGACATGCAGAGTGATTTGAGTCGCGCCTGATCCGGCGTATGCTGCCTGCGCATTCATCCATAAAGAGGCGGTCATGCTGAAGATCTGGGGTCGGAAAAACTCGTCGAATGTCAGGAAACCACTGTGGGCCGCCGAGGAACTTGGCCTGGCCTATGAAGCCATCGATGCCGGTGGCGCCTTCGGTGTGGTGGACACGCCGGAGTACCGCGCGATGAATCCCAATGGTCGCGTTCCGGTGATCCAGGACGATGGTTTTGTGCTGTGGGAATCCAACGCCATCGTGCGTTACCTGATGGCGCGACATGCCAACGAAACACACTGGTATCCGCAAGATCTTCAGGCGCGGGCATCCGCCGACAAATGGATGGACTGGACCACTTCGAGCTTCGCCGGCCCATTCCGCACTGTGTTCTGGGGCGTGTTGCGCACGCCGAAAGAGCAGCAAGACTGGTCTGCCATCAACGCCGCGATCCAGGAATGCAACGATTTGCTAGCGATGGCCGATCAGGCGCTGGCTGCCAAGCCATATCTGTCCGGCGATGAAATCGGCATGGGCGATATTCCCCTTGGCAGCTTCATTTATGCCTGGTTCGAGATGCCGATCGAGCGCGCGCCGCAGCCGCATTTGGAAGCCTGGTATGCGCGACTGAAGCAGCGCCCGGCGTATCAGAAAGCCGTCATGACCGCGTTGACTTAATACTCACTATCGACACACTTGACTGTACTTGTGTGGCGGTGACAAGCACCATTGCGTCCATGCGCCGTGGTTGTATTGATCACCGCCCGCCCTTATTTATTCCTTTCCTTCCTTCTTGGTGCGTATCCCGATATGAGTTCCGCTCTGTCCATCCGGCAGCTAACCAAAACCTACGGCAACGGTTTCCAGGCCTTGAGTGGTATCGATCTGGACGTCGCCGAAGGTGACTTTTTCGCCTTGCTCGGCCCTAACGGCGCCGGCAAATCCACGACCATCGGCATTCTCTCGACCCTGGTGAACAAGACCACGGGCACGGTGAATATCTTCGGTCACGACCTGGACAAGAATCCTGCGCAGCTCAAGCGCTCCATCGGCGTGGTGCCGCAGGAATTCAACTTCAACCAGTTCGAAAAGACTTTCGACATCGTTGTGACCCAGGCCGGTTACTACGGCATCCCGCCGAAAATCGCCAAGGAACGCGCCGAGCAATACCTGACGCAACTGGGCCTGTGGGACAAACGCGATGTGCCGTCGCGCTCGTTGTCCGGCGGTATGAAGCGGCGCCTGATGATCGCCCGCGCCCTGGTTCACGAACCGCGTCTGCTGATCCTCGACGAACCGACGGCGGGGGTGGACATCGAGTTGCGTCGCTCGATGTGGACCTTCCTCACCGAGCTGAACCAGAAAGGCATCACCATCATCCTCACCACCCATTACCTGGAAGAGGCTGAGCAGTTGTGCCGCAACATCGGGATCATCGACCACGGCACCATCGTCGAAAACACCAGCATGAAGCAGTTGCTCAGCCAACTGCATGTGGAAACCTTCCTGCTCGACATCAAGAACACCCTGGGCGTGGTCCCGCAGTTGCTCGGTTATCCGACGAAGCTGCTCGACAGCCACACCCTGGAAGTACAGGTGGACAAGGCCATGGGCATCACCGCGCTGTTCACCCAGTTGGCGCAGCAGAACATCGAAGTGCTGAGCCTGCGTAACAAAACCAATCGCCTCGAGGAGTTGTTCGTGTCCCTGGTGGAGAAAAATCTGTCGAAGGTGGCGGTATGAGTTCCGAGCTGCAACCTAACCTCGTTGCCCTCAATACCATCGTTTACCGTGAGGTAAGGCGCTTCACTCGGATCTGGCCGCAGACCCTGCTGCCGCCGGCCATCACCATGGTCCTGTACTTCGTGATCTTCGGTAACCTGATCGGCAAGCAGATTGGCGGCATGGGCGGCTTCACTTATATGGAGTACATCGTGCCGGGGCTGATCATGATGTCGGTGATCACCAACTCGTACGGCAACGTGGTGTCGAGTTTCTTCGGCAGCAAGTTCCAGCGTTCCATCGAGGAATTGATGGTGTCGCCGGTGTCGCCGCACACGATCCTGATCGGCTACACCCTGGGCGGCGTGCTGCGCGGGTTGATGGTCGGGATCATCGTGACCATCCTGTCGCTGTTCTTCACCGATTTGCAGGTGCATCACTTGGGCGTGACCATCCTGGTGGTGGTACTGACGGCGACGATCTTCTCGCTGCTGGGCTTCATCAACGCGGTGTTTGCGCGCAACTTCGATGACATCTCGATCATCCCGACCTTCGTGCTGACACCGCTGACGTACCTGGGCGGGGTGTTCTACTCGATCACCTTGCTGCCGCCGTTCTGGCAGACCGTGTCCCTGGCCAACCCGGTGTTGCACATGGTCAACGCGTTCCGCTACGGCATCCTTGGCGTGTCGGACATCAAGATCAGCGTGGCGATCACCTTCATGCTGGTGGCGACCGTGGCCTTGTACATCGGTTGTGCGCGGTTGCTGGTGAGTGGGCGCGGGATGCGGACCTGATCCAGGACCGAGGCGCCAGCCCAGACACCGCATAAAAAAACGGCCTCCCAAGCGGAGGCCGTTTTGCATTCCTACATCCGGTTTTTCCTGCGCCGCTTCCATTGCCGTCCGACCCACCAACGCCAATACATCATGGTCAGGCAATACGCCAGCGCCCCAAGCACCAACCCCGTCACCACCGAACCAAGCAAAAACGGCTGCCACAACGTCGAGAGTTCGCCGCTGATCCACTCCCAGGTCAACTCGTCCGGCAGATGACGAGCGGGCACGTCCATCAACCAGGCCCCGGTCTGATACGTACAGAAGAAAACGGCAGGCATGGTGATCGGGTTGGTCAGCCAGACCAGGCTCACCGCAATCGGCATATTGCCGCGGACCATGATCGCGAGGATGGCGGCAAGGAGCATTTGCAGCGGAATCGGCAGGAACGCCGCGAACAGCCCGACGGCCATCGCCCGAGCCACCGAATGACGATTGAGGTGCCAGAGGTTGGGGTCATGCAGCAGGGTGCCGAGAAAGCGTAAGGATTTGTGTTCCCTGATGCTGGTCGGGTCTGGCATGTAGCGTTTGAATAAGCGCCGGGGCATAAGGCTTCTCGGTCGGTTCAGGCGGCAAGTATGTCTGGATTCTATTAGCCGCCCATTCAGACTTTGTGACAATTGATAACCGCGCCCGTGCGCCGCCTCGACTATGCCTTGGAAGGGGACTCTCAAGGACGGGCTTATGCGCACAGGGATGGTAGCGCTGGCGCTCGGGTTGTTGGCGCTGCGTTTTTTACCGGCATTACCGCCGGTCTGGTTATGGCTGTTGCTGCCGGTGGTGGGTTTGATGCTGCTGCCGTTTCGCACTTATCCGCTGGCGTTTTTCCTGTTCGGCTTCAGTTGGGCCGGCGGGAGTGCGCAGTCGGCACTGGATGATCGGCTATCGGCAGGCCTGGACGGCGAAACCCGCTGGGTGGAAGGCCGGGTCAGCGGTTTGCCGCAAAACAACGAGACAGTGGTGCGTTTCGAATTGACGGATGCGCGTTCGCGACACGGGGCGGTGCCGTCGCTGATGCGCCTGGCCTGGTACGGCGGACCGCCGGTCAACAGCGGCGAGCGCTGGCGCCTGGCGGTGAAGTTGAAGCGCCCGACCGGGCTGATCAATCCCCATGCCTTCGATTACGACGCCTGGCTGCTGGCCCAGGGCATCGGCGCCACCGGCACGGTGAAGGATGGCCGGCGCCTTTCACCCGCCCGCTGGGCCTGGCGCGACGGCATCCGCCAGCGTTTGCTCAGTGTCGATGCCCAAGGGCGAGCCGGGGCATTGGCGGCGTTGGTGCTGGGCGATGGCGCCGGGTTGAGCCGCGACGACTGGCAGGTGTTGCAAGACACCGGCACCGTGCACCTGTTGGTGATTTCCGGGCAGCACATCGGTTTGCTGGCAGGCTCGGTGTACCTGCTGATCGCCGGGCTGGCCCGTTATGGCCTGTGGCCGAGACGTTGGCCCTGGCTGCCGTGGGCATGTGGCCTGGCGTTCGCGGCAGCCCTCGGTTATGGGCTGCTGGCCGGTTTCGAAGTGCCGGTGCGGCGGGCCTGCGTGATGATCGCCCTGGTGCTGTTGTGGCGCCTGCGCTTTCGTCATCTGGGGGCGTGGTGGCCGCTGTTGCTGGCGTTTGATGGCGTGTTGCTGCTGGACCCGCTGGCGAGTCTGCAACCGGGTTTCTGGTTGTCCTTTGCTGCTGTAGCGGTGCTGATTTTCACCTTCGGCGGTCGACTGGGTCCGTGGCGCTGGTGGCAAACCTGGACCCGCGCCCAATGGCTGATCGCTATCGGTCTAGGCCCGCTGCTGCTGATGTTGGGGTTGCCGGTCAGTGTCAGCGGGCCGCTGGTCAATCTGCTGGCGGTACCGTGGATCAGTCTGCTGGTATTGCCTCCAGCCTTGGTCGGGACAGTGCTGTTGCCGGTGCCTTACGTAGGGGAAGGGTTGCTGTGGCTGGCGGGCGGTCTGATCGACTTGCTGTTCAAGGGGCTGGCGCTGATGGCGAATCCGTTCCCCGCGTGGGTGCCGGTGGCGGTGCCATTGTGGGTCGGAGCCATCGGCGTATTGGGCGCCTGTCTATTATTGATGCCGCGAGGCGTGCCGTTGCGCCCATTAGGTTGGCCAATGCTGTTGCTGCTGGTCTTCCCGCCGCGCGACGAAGTGCCCGAAGGCCTGGCCGAGATCTGGCAACTGGACGTCGGCCAGGGCTTGGCGATCCTGGTGCGCACTCGCCAACACACGCTGCTGTATGACGCCGGCCCGCGCTTCGGTGATTTCGATCTTGGCGAGCGAGTGGTCCTGCCGTCATTACGCAAACTGGGCATAAACGGCCTCGACCTGATGCTGATCAGTCACGCCGACGCCGACCATGCTGGCGGGGCTCGTGCAATCAATGAGGGGTTGCCGGTGGCGCGAGTGATCAGCGGCGATCCGCTGGCGCTGCCCGTCGAATTACACGCCGAAGGCTGCGAGAGCGGTCGGCAATGGGGCTGGGATGGCGTGACGTTCCAGCTCTGGCAATGGTCCTCGGCCAGCGAAAGCAATCAAAAGTCCTGTGTCCTGCAGATCGAAGCCAACGGCGAACGCTTGCTGCTGACCGGCGATATCGACATACACGCCGAACGCGCACTGCTGGACAGCCCTTTGGCGCAGCCCACCGATTGGTTGACAGCGCCGCACCACGGCAGCCGCAGTTCCTCATCCATGCTGCTGCTCACCGCGTTGCAACCCAAAGCCGTGCTGATCTCCCGCGGCCACGGCAATTCCTTCGGCCACCCCCATCCCACGGTGATGGCGCGTTATCGCAAGCGTGGCCTGCGCATCTACGACAGCGCCGAGCACGGTGCCGTCCGTCTACTGCTGGGAAGCTTCGAGCCACCGCGGACGATGCGTCAACAACGGCGCTTCTGGCGCGATGCGCCGGCGGCGGACAAATGACCTGCCAGACGGGATGCGACATCCCGGTCTTCGGTGCGCCGACCCCCTATGTTAGAGTGGCGCACTTTTTCGAGGGGACTGTCACTGTGTGGGAATTGGTCAAATCCGGCGGCTGGATGATGCTGCCGATCATTCTGAGTTCCATCGTAGCCATGGCAATCGTTGCCGAACGCCTGTGGACCCTGCGCGCCAGCCGTGTGACCCCGGAGCATTTGCTCGGGCAGGTCTGGGTCTGGATCAAAGACAAACAACTCAATAAAGAAAAGCTCAAGGAACTGCGCGCCGACTCGCCGTTGGGCGAAATCCTCGCCGCCGGCCTGGCCAACTCCAAGCATGGTCGCGAGATCATGAAAGAGTGCATCGAAGAAGCCGCCGCCCGGGTTATCCACGAGCTGGAGCGCTACATCAATGCGCTGGGCACCATCGCCGCCATGGCCCCGTTGCTCGGGTTGCTCGGGACGGTGCTGGGCATGATCGATATCTTCAGCTCGTTCATGGGCACGGGCATGACCACCAA contains:
- a CDS encoding transglutaminase-like domain-containing protein, encoding MHEYLRPGRFIDSDHPAVVEFAEKHRGVSRDPREQAINLYYAVREAVRYNPYTFSRDPDTLRGSYALATGESYCVPKATLLAGCARHCGIPARIGLADVRNHLSTPRLLELLKSDVFAMHGYTELYLNERWVKATPAFNQGLCELFNVAPLEFDGVNDSVFHPFNRDGEQLMEYLVDHGQFPDVPEAFFFEHLEKCYPHLFGEQLPVLLGDMQSDLSRA
- a CDS encoding glutathione S-transferase family protein, translating into MLKIWGRKNSSNVRKPLWAAEELGLAYEAIDAGGAFGVVDTPEYRAMNPNGRVPVIQDDGFVLWESNAIVRYLMARHANETHWYPQDLQARASADKWMDWTTSSFAGPFRTVFWGVLRTPKEQQDWSAINAAIQECNDLLAMADQALAAKPYLSGDEIGMGDIPLGSFIYAWFEMPIERAPQPHLEAWYARLKQRPAYQKAVMTALT
- a CDS encoding ABC transporter ATP-binding protein; this translates as MSSALSIRQLTKTYGNGFQALSGIDLDVAEGDFFALLGPNGAGKSTTIGILSTLVNKTTGTVNIFGHDLDKNPAQLKRSIGVVPQEFNFNQFEKTFDIVVTQAGYYGIPPKIAKERAEQYLTQLGLWDKRDVPSRSLSGGMKRRLMIARALVHEPRLLILDEPTAGVDIELRRSMWTFLTELNQKGITIILTTHYLEEAEQLCRNIGIIDHGTIVENTSMKQLLSQLHVETFLLDIKNTLGVVPQLLGYPTKLLDSHTLEVQVDKAMGITALFTQLAQQNIEVLSLRNKTNRLEELFVSLVEKNLSKVAV
- a CDS encoding ABC transporter permease; amino-acid sequence: MSSELQPNLVALNTIVYREVRRFTRIWPQTLLPPAITMVLYFVIFGNLIGKQIGGMGGFTYMEYIVPGLIMMSVITNSYGNVVSSFFGSKFQRSIEELMVSPVSPHTILIGYTLGGVLRGLMVGIIVTILSLFFTDLQVHHLGVTILVVVLTATIFSLLGFINAVFARNFDDISIIPTFVLTPLTYLGGVFYSITLLPPFWQTVSLANPVLHMVNAFRYGILGVSDIKISVAITFMLVATVALYIGCARLLVSGRGMRT
- a CDS encoding DUF2062 domain-containing protein — its product is MPRRLFKRYMPDPTSIREHKSLRFLGTLLHDPNLWHLNRHSVARAMAVGLFAAFLPIPLQMLLAAILAIMVRGNMPIAVSLVWLTNPITMPAVFFCTYQTGAWLMDVPARHLPDELTWEWISGELSTLWQPFLLGSVVTGLVLGALAYCLTMMYWRWWVGRQWKRRRKNRM
- a CDS encoding DNA internalization-related competence protein ComEC/Rec2, which translates into the protein MRTGMVALALGLLALRFLPALPPVWLWLLLPVVGLMLLPFRTYPLAFFLFGFSWAGGSAQSALDDRLSAGLDGETRWVEGRVSGLPQNNETVVRFELTDARSRHGAVPSLMRLAWYGGPPVNSGERWRLAVKLKRPTGLINPHAFDYDAWLLAQGIGATGTVKDGRRLSPARWAWRDGIRQRLLSVDAQGRAGALAALVLGDGAGLSRDDWQVLQDTGTVHLLVISGQHIGLLAGSVYLLIAGLARYGLWPRRWPWLPWACGLAFAAALGYGLLAGFEVPVRRACVMIALVLLWRLRFRHLGAWWPLLLAFDGVLLLDPLASLQPGFWLSFAAVAVLIFTFGGRLGPWRWWQTWTRAQWLIAIGLGPLLLMLGLPVSVSGPLVNLLAVPWISLLVLPPALVGTVLLPVPYVGEGLLWLAGGLIDLLFKGLALMANPFPAWVPVAVPLWVGAIGVLGACLLLMPRGVPLRPLGWPMLLLLVFPPRDEVPEGLAEIWQLDVGQGLAILVRTRQHTLLYDAGPRFGDFDLGERVVLPSLRKLGINGLDLMLISHADADHAGGARAINEGLPVARVISGDPLALPVELHAEGCESGRQWGWDGVTFQLWQWSSASESNQKSCVLQIEANGERLLLTGDIDIHAERALLDSPLAQPTDWLTAPHHGSRSSSSMLLLTALQPKAVLISRGHGNSFGHPHPTVMARYRKRGLRIYDSAEHGAVRLLLGSFEPPRTMRQQRRFWRDAPAADK
- a CDS encoding MotA/TolQ/ExbB proton channel family protein gives rise to the protein MWELVKSGGWMMLPIILSSIVAMAIVAERLWTLRASRVTPEHLLGQVWVWIKDKQLNKEKLKELRADSPLGEILAAGLANSKHGREIMKECIEEAAARVIHELERYINALGTIAAMAPLLGLLGTVLGMIDIFSSFMGTGMTTNAAVLAGGISKALITTASGLIVGIPSVFFHRFLQRRIDELVVGMEQEAIKLVEVVQGDRDVDLSEGKKA